In Halobacteriovorax sp. HLS, one DNA window encodes the following:
- the arfB gene encoding alternative ribosome rescue aminoacyl-tRNA hydrolase ArfB, producing the protein MSTLDLSELNFNYARSSGKGGQNVNKTNTKAYLSWDITNTQCIYPNHKKRFIEKYSNFINANGEFQIFSQEFRTQTLNREDCIKKLKQMLESTRFAPKQRRATKPTKNSVNRRIKTKKMKGLTKKLRREKF; encoded by the coding sequence ATGAGCACATTAGACTTATCAGAATTAAATTTTAATTACGCAAGATCATCTGGAAAAGGTGGTCAAAATGTGAACAAGACAAATACGAAGGCCTACCTTTCTTGGGATATTACTAATACGCAATGTATCTATCCAAATCATAAGAAGAGATTTATCGAAAAGTATTCAAACTTCATAAATGCTAATGGAGAATTTCAAATTTTCTCTCAAGAGTTTCGAACTCAAACACTAAATCGAGAAGATTGTATTAAGAAGCTAAAACAAATGCTTGAGAGTACAAGATTTGCACCTAAGCAAAGACGTGCAACAAAACCTACAAAGAATTCTGTAAATCGTCGCATAAAAACAAAGAAGATGAAGGGACTGACTAAGAAGCTTCGGCGAGAGAAGTTCTAA
- a CDS encoding C1 family peptidase: protein MKYIFIFLLCFNIYSMGEGFESPYIESKPAINDLLEKTDLPKQSDVLSVIDLQTSVKSQKSRGTCTMFTTIGLLEHYLVKYRGLSKEIDLSEEWMEYVIMTKKTSEGSSTSKNFKALIENAYVSEAEWPYLGKKWTSIEESPLAASRCSHLRGNQLQSCFLGHRDPRLLTASEELVNDVDPEFLPILKAAKDNRPQIRDLLVKKSSYRLKTLSKVKELLVKGSPVIMGAKLYYGSWNHSKTDKLDIQPRDKSKWYEGIVTYPERGSRDRRISSELGGGHSLIIVGYDDEKEVTSRMLMEDGTWKDFTYKGVYYFKNSWGVRGSGKRFELDGVSYPGYGMITQKYAHDFGTFFHIPVKL from the coding sequence ATGAAATATATATTTATTTTCTTACTTTGTTTTAATATTTATTCAATGGGTGAGGGATTCGAATCTCCTTATATAGAATCTAAACCAGCAATAAATGATCTTCTTGAAAAGACGGATCTACCAAAGCAATCAGATGTGCTGAGTGTAATAGACTTGCAGACATCAGTGAAGTCTCAGAAATCTCGTGGAACATGTACAATGTTTACGACTATTGGTTTATTAGAACACTACTTAGTTAAATATAGAGGCCTTTCAAAAGAAATTGATCTATCAGAGGAGTGGATGGAGTATGTCATAATGACTAAGAAAACTTCTGAAGGATCTTCTACGTCAAAAAACTTCAAGGCCTTAATAGAGAATGCTTATGTTAGCGAAGCCGAGTGGCCATATCTTGGTAAAAAATGGACTTCTATAGAAGAGTCTCCTTTAGCAGCATCTAGGTGTTCTCATCTAAGGGGGAATCAATTACAAAGCTGTTTTTTAGGGCATAGAGATCCTCGTTTATTAACTGCTAGTGAAGAGCTTGTTAATGATGTAGACCCAGAGTTTCTACCTATCTTGAAAGCTGCGAAGGATAATCGTCCTCAAATTAGAGATCTTCTTGTTAAGAAGAGCTCTTATCGCCTAAAAACACTTTCAAAGGTAAAGGAGCTTCTTGTTAAGGGCTCTCCAGTCATTATGGGAGCAAAGCTCTATTACGGATCGTGGAATCATAGTAAAACTGATAAGCTTGATATTCAACCTAGAGATAAGTCTAAATGGTATGAAGGTATCGTGACTTATCCTGAGCGAGGATCAAGAGATAGAAGAATATCTTCTGAGCTTGGTGGAGGACATTCTCTTATTATCGTTGGTTATGATGACGAAAAAGAAGTGACAAGTAGAATGTTGATGGAAGATGGTACTTGGAAAGACTTTACTTATAAAGGCGTCTATTACTTTAAAAACTCATGGGGTGTTAGAGGTTCTGGTAAGAGATTTGAATTAGATGGTGTTAGTTATCCTGGATATGGAATGATTACGCAGAAGTATGCTCATGATTTTGGGACGTTCTTTCATATTCCAGTGAAGCTTTAG
- a CDS encoding mechanosensitive ion channel family protein encodes MSSILNNSKSMSVDRKRKYFVNVNSATTFLIVFTALFIWNEEIRSLAFSLAAILVAIVLACKELILNFMGGIFKLTQNSFHVGDRIEVAGIRGDVIDRTLFSTTLLEVGPGMETHQLTGRSVIVPNSIFLTNTLINESYSKNYVLHTFKIPLQMKADWARSEKKLLELCEIHCSDYFEQAQEHFNALHRRSHLELPILKPRVHINIITPKRIDLIVRITAPAAMKGRVEQRILKDFLTSDAYITQISNG; translated from the coding sequence TTGTCGTCAATTCTAAATAACTCTAAAAGTATGAGTGTAGATAGAAAGCGTAAGTATTTCGTTAATGTAAACTCAGCAACAACTTTTCTGATTGTCTTTACGGCCTTATTCATTTGGAATGAAGAAATTCGTTCCTTGGCATTTTCTTTGGCAGCAATTCTTGTTGCGATTGTCCTTGCTTGTAAGGAGCTTATCTTAAACTTTATGGGTGGGATCTTTAAACTTACTCAGAATTCTTTTCATGTTGGAGATCGAATTGAGGTGGCCGGAATAAGAGGGGATGTCATCGATAGGACTTTATTTTCTACAACTTTATTAGAAGTAGGTCCTGGAATGGAAACACATCAATTGACTGGTAGGTCTGTTATTGTTCCAAATAGTATCTTTCTTACTAATACACTAATTAATGAGTCTTATTCCAAAAACTATGTTCTTCACACGTTTAAAATTCCTTTGCAGATGAAAGCTGATTGGGCCAGAAGTGAAAAGAAATTATTAGAGCTTTGTGAGATACACTGTAGTGACTATTTCGAACAAGCTCAAGAGCACTTCAATGCACTTCATAGGAGATCTCATCTTGAATTGCCTATTTTGAAGCCAAGAGTTCACATCAATATTATAACTCCAAAGAGGATTGATCTCATTGTAAGAATTACAGCTCCTGCAGCTATGAAGGGAAGAGTTGAGCAAAGAATTCTCAAAGACTTTCTTACATCTGACGCCTATATAACACAAATTTCAAATGGTTAA
- the lexA gene encoding transcriptional repressor LexA has translation MGITKKQKEVLDFITNYWKEHEVAPTQKEIKEAFQLKSYGSVQRYLKYLKDSGHIENDWNARRGLKPVDENEKALQTEAGIEIPLLGDVAAGIPIEAIENPDNTIQVPSHMIHGNHKFYALNVKGDSMIEDGIFERDIIICKHQTTANRGQTIIALVDGEATVKRYQPRDGKIELIPANSSMSPIVVDPRLSQFSIAGVLVGLMRSYE, from the coding sequence ATGGGAATAACTAAGAAACAAAAAGAAGTACTAGATTTTATCACTAATTACTGGAAAGAGCATGAAGTCGCTCCTACCCAAAAAGAAATCAAAGAGGCCTTTCAACTGAAGTCCTATGGATCTGTTCAAAGATATTTAAAATATTTGAAAGATAGTGGTCATATCGAAAATGACTGGAATGCTAGACGAGGTTTAAAGCCTGTAGATGAAAATGAAAAGGCCCTACAGACTGAAGCAGGTATTGAAATTCCTCTTCTTGGTGATGTGGCGGCAGGAATTCCTATTGAGGCCATTGAGAACCCAGACAATACTATCCAAGTGCCGAGTCATATGATTCATGGAAATCATAAATTCTACGCTTTAAATGTTAAAGGTGACTCGATGATTGAAGATGGGATTTTTGAAAGAGATATCATCATCTGCAAGCATCAAACTACGGCCAATAGAGGTCAAACAATTATCGCCCTTGTTGACGGAGAGGCAACAGTAAAACGCTACCAACCAAGAGATGGAAAAATTGAACTCATCCCTGCTAACAGTAGCATGTCTCCAATTGTAGTAGACCCACGTCTTTCGCAGTTTTCAATAGCAGGCGTACTTGTTGGCCTAATGAGATCTTACGAGTAA
- the dinB gene encoding DNA polymerase IV, with product MSSRKIIHIDMDCFYAAVEMRDNPQLKNKPIAVGGKPGERSVLCTSNYLARKFGVRSAMPAALAIKLCPDLTIIHPNMKKYKEASEIVQNIFREYTELIEPLSLDEAYLDVTDCKKCYGSATLIAKEIREKIFQRTQLTASAGIAPNKFIAKVASDWKKPNGQFVVTPNEVEQFVLQLDVKKIPGIGKVSAQKLYDHGIHTCADARQWSFEKLEMCFGKLGRSLYQKSRGIDERPVNIDHDRKSISVEHTFSSDLLEIQTCIDQIPRISTELITRLARYQQKYGNDKRICKAFIKMKFHDFQTVTVEKKREIEFYEDIWNHHEMGTEFSVHLEELTKIAYQRGNRPVRLLGVGLRLDNIVPQHDMQLKLI from the coding sequence ATGAGCAGTAGAAAAATAATTCACATAGATATGGATTGTTTCTATGCTGCTGTAGAGATGAGAGATAACCCTCAGCTTAAAAACAAGCCTATTGCTGTGGGTGGAAAGCCTGGTGAGCGCAGTGTTCTTTGCACAAGTAACTACCTTGCCCGTAAGTTCGGTGTTCGTTCAGCAATGCCAGCAGCTCTTGCAATCAAACTATGTCCTGATCTTACTATTATCCATCCCAACATGAAGAAATATAAAGAAGCATCTGAGATAGTTCAAAATATTTTTAGAGAATATACTGAGCTGATTGAGCCTCTTAGCTTAGACGAAGCCTATCTTGATGTAACGGACTGCAAGAAGTGCTATGGCAGCGCCACTTTAATCGCCAAAGAAATTCGAGAAAAGATTTTTCAAAGAACACAACTTACAGCTTCAGCCGGAATTGCTCCAAATAAATTTATCGCTAAAGTTGCCAGTGATTGGAAAAAGCCAAATGGACAATTTGTTGTCACTCCTAATGAAGTAGAACAATTTGTTCTTCAACTAGATGTTAAGAAAATTCCTGGGATTGGAAAAGTAAGTGCTCAAAAGCTCTACGATCATGGAATACATACATGTGCAGACGCGAGACAATGGAGCTTCGAGAAGCTAGAGATGTGTTTTGGGAAACTTGGAAGATCTTTGTACCAAAAAAGCCGTGGCATTGATGAAAGACCAGTTAATATTGATCACGATAGGAAATCAATATCTGTTGAACATACTTTCTCCAGCGACCTTTTGGAAATACAGACATGTATTGATCAAATCCCACGAATTTCTACCGAACTTATAACGAGACTTGCTCGCTATCAACAAAAGTATGGAAATGACAAACGTATCTGCAAAGCATTTATTAAAATGAAATTTCACGATTTTCAAACTGTTACAGTTGAAAAGAAAAGAGAGATAGAGTTCTATGAGGATATCTGGAATCATCATGAGATGGGAACAGAATTCTCAGTGCACCTTGAAGAGCTCACAAAAATTGCATATCAAAGAGGCAATAGACCGGTCAGGTTACTTGGTGTAGGCTTAAGACTTGATAATATTGTCCCACAACATGATATGCAGCTAAAACTAATATAA